In one Thunnus maccoyii chromosome 12, fThuMac1.1, whole genome shotgun sequence genomic region, the following are encoded:
- the ccr9a gene encoding C-C chemokine receptor type 9a codes for MTSLEDNMTTFPTQEPFYSSSTTADDYDYNDYSNNSDYNDYLDSNLMCDRSSVREFRRLYEPPLFWLITVVGGAGNMLVVWIYLNVQRRLKTMTDVYLLNLAMADLLFLFTLPLWSVEASRGWNFGVALCKVNSALYKVNLFSSMLLLTCISVDRYVVIVQTTRAQNSKMERRRCNRLVCVGVWLLALLLATPELVFATTSKVNGNLHEVCRMVFPPHEGNRTKILALSLQVSMGFCLPFLVMAFCYSFIIATLLKTRSFQKHKAMRVILAVVVAFVVSQLPYNGVLVMEAAQATNMTMTDCEEMKRFDKTGQVLKSLAYMHACLNPFLYAFVGVRFRHDVLRLLRVCRCQQAALKSQLSRSGRSLVSSASENSQVLSL; via the exons ATGACCTCCCTGGAAGACAACATGACTACGTTTCCCACCCAG GAGCCGTTCTACAGCAGCTCCACGACCGCTGATGACTACGACTACAACGACTACTCCAACAACTCCGACTACAACGACTATCTCGACTCCAACCTGATGTGCGACCGTTCGTCCGTGCGGGAGTTCAGGCGTCTCTACGAGCCGCCGCTCTTCTGGCTGATCACCGTGGTGGGCGGAGCCGGGAACATGCTGGTGGTGTGGATCTACCTGAATGTCCAGCGGCGGCTGAAGACCATGACGGATGTGTACCTGCTGAACCTGGCCATGGCTGACCTGCTCTTCCTGTTCACGCTGCCGCTGTGGTCTGTCGAGGCGTCGCGCGGCTGGAACTTTGGCGTCGCCCTCTGCAAGGTGAACTCCGCCCTCTACAAGGTCAACCTGTTCAGCAGCATGCTGCTGCTCACCTGCATCAGCGTCGATCGCTACGTGGTCATCGTGCAGACCACCAGGGCACAAAACTCGAAGATGGAACGCCGCCGCTGCAACCGGCTGGTGTGCGTGGGGGTGTGGCTGCTCGCCCTGCTTCTCGCCACACCAGAGCTTGTGTTTGCCACCACATCCAAAGTTAACGGGAACTTGCACGAGGTCTGCAGGATGGTGTTCCCGCCACACGAGGGCAACCGCACCAAGATCCTGGCGCTGTCGCTGCAGGTGAGCATGGGCTTCTGCCTGCCCTTCCTCGTCATGGCGTTCTGCTACAGCTTCATCATCGCCACGCTGCTCAAGACACGCAGCTTCCAGAAACACAAGGCCATGCGTGTCATCCTGGCAGTGGTGGTCGCCTTCGTCGTGTCCCAGCTGCCCTACAACGGCGTGCTGGTGATGGAGGCAGCGCAGGCCACCAACATGACCATGACGGACTGCGAGGAGATGAAGCGCTTTGACAAGACGGGGCAGGTGCTGAAGAGTCTGGCCTACATGCACGCCTGCCTCAACCCCTTCCTCTACGCCTTCGTGGGCGTGCGTTTCCGCCATGACGTGCTGCGGCTGCTGCGTGTCTGCCGCTGCCAGCAGGCGGCGCTTAAGAGTCAGCTGAGTAGGTCCGGTAGGAGTTTGGTGAGCTCGGCCAGCGAGAACTCGCAGGTGCTGTCGCTGTAG
- the LOC121908707 gene encoding inositol monophosphatase 1-like yields the protein MADWTDCLNFGISIAKQASEVVLSAFQQKKEVKLKSSPADLVTETDQRVEKILISAIRNQYPDHRFIGEESVAAGERVQLTDAPTWIIDPIDGTVNFVHRFPFVAVSIAFTVNQQTQFGIVYSCVEDKLFHAQRGGGAFLNGEPLHASGQEDVSRCVVVTEIGAERDDLALSTMTSNIFRLLKLPVHGVRALGTAAVDMCQVATGGADAYYHIGMHCWDIAASAIIVQEAGGIVMDTDGSPFDMMSRRVIAASSSAVANRIAQVIQAFPCRRDDEDPDKCVCGASGVNGS from the exons ATGGCCGACTGGACCGACTGTCTGAACTTCGGCATCTCCATCGCCAAACAGGCCAGTGAG GTGGTTCTGTCGGCGTTCCAGcagaagaaagaagtgaagctgAAAAGTTCTCCGGCTGATCTGGTGACAGAAACGGATCAAAGAGTTGAGAAGATCCTGATCTCTGCCATCAGGAACCAATACCCTGACCACAG GTTTATAGGGGAGGAGTCAGTGGCGGCAGGTGAGCGTGTGCAGCTGACTGACGCTCCCACCTGGATCATTGATCCGATTGATGGAACCGTCAACTTTGTCCACAG GTTTCCGTTCGTGGCTGTTTCCATCGCCTTCACAGTCAACCAGCAG ACGCAGTTCGGGATCGTTTACAGCTGTGTCGAAGACAAACTGTTCCACGCTCAGAGAGGAGGCGGAGCCTTTCTGAACGGAGAGCCGCTGCACGCCTCCGGACAGGAAG ACGTCAGCAGGTGTGTGGTGGTGACAGAGATCGGAGCGGAGCGTGATGACCTCGCTCTGTCCACCATGACCTCCAACATCTTCAGACTGCTGAAACTACCTGTCCACGG GGTCCGTGCTCTTGGCACGGCGGCGGTCGACATGTGTCAGGTGGCGACAGGTGGAGCTGATGCCTACTATCACATCGGGATGCACTGCTGGGACATCGCTGCCTCCGCCATCATCGTGCAGGAGGCCGGAGGCATCGTCATGGATACGGATG GCTCGCCGTTCGACATGATGTCCAGGAGAGTCATCGCGGCGAGCTCCTCCGCCGTAGCCAATCGCATCGCTCAGGTGATCCAGGCGTTCCCCTGTCGCCGTGACGACGAGGATCctgacaagtgtgtgtgtggagcctcCGGTGTGAATGGATCGTAG